In the genome of Abyssalbus ytuae, the window CATTATTTCCATTATAATATCCCAGGTAATCTATTGCTAATGATTTACGGCTGGGTAATTTATTATCTCCTCTATAATTAAAAGAATATGTTTGTATATGGGAAGTTTCATTCAGAGGTTGTTGAGTTGTTATATTGCCCCCTTCAATTGTAATTGAATCTAATTTTAATCGATAATCTTCTTCTGTTTTGTTTAAAGCATCACTGGAAAAATAAGAATGATGAAAAGAGAACGTTTTTAAAAGTTTCGTGTCATATCTAACTTCTATTTGATCTAATTTTTTTCTACCTGTTAAATCCAAACGGTTTTCATTATGATAAAACATCATCCTACTTTTACCATTGAGATCAATACTTAACAATGTGGGTTGTTTGATTCTCAAATCATTTAAACTAGAGGTAGTTATAAATGTATTTATTGTAGGGTCATAATCGGGAGTTTTACCACAATCAGATAAAACATTTCTAGCCATTTGTTGGTTATAATAAACCTGAGGCTGATCCCAATATTTTGAAGGAGTATATTTAAATTTAAAAATATCTTTTTTATTAGCTGATTCAATTTTTGATAAATACCAAGAAGAGTTATAAACTCTAGTACCTTCATTACCCCCTGATGAAAAAGTTACTGTGGTCTCTTCGGGGACATTAAAATAGTAAACATCCCCTTTAGCATTAGTAATAATCCAATTAGTAATACTTCCTGAAGCGCTTGTTATATAATTCACTTCAATATCTGAGTCCTTAATACTTACGGCTTTTCCTGTTTGGTAATCTATTACAATTGTTCCTGATAGACCCGGAGCCGAAAAATTGTAAACATCAGGCATTAGATCCACCTCTCCAATTGCATGATCATTTCTTATATTAATATAACTTTGAATCCGTGTTAACTCATGGTCATAATCTTCAAAATCAGCATATAATCCATTTTCCAAAGATCGTAGGGAACTTATATAGGCATTGAATTCAATAATATCGGGGTTATTAATTTTATACTCAGGACCTCCAGATGTCAAATCATCTGGTAAATCATTTACTTTTCTACTTACCACACCTCCTGCCTGTAAAGTCCAGCCTGCACCTACACTAGTAGAAATACTTTGTACTTTGATTGCTGATAACTCATAAGAGACTAAAATAGGCACTGAAAATTCCCTGCCTTTAATATTATATATAGGAATAGAAATATTTGGCTTACCAGTATAATAGGATATAGGAATATTGCCATACTGAATAAAAGCCTCTGCTTCGGGAGAATTTGGCACTTTAACTATACTATTTACATTAAAAAAGTCATCTAGGTTTTCATCATTTTCCTGACAAAAAATATAATTCGTAATAAAAATCAATAAAAAATATGAGAATTTAATCTTCATCAGTTAGTTTTTTAGATTGAGTACTTCTTGAATAAGTTTTTCAAGCCTGGAAAGTTTATCTTGTAGTTCTTTATTTTCAGGTGCTTGATTTTCTATTTTCTTCTCCTTTTCAATTGTACAAAGTGTTAATTCTTCTATTTTCTGTAAAAGTTTTATATTCATCTCACTAACGTGAATACCGTTTTCTTCCATCTCTTTTGCAGTGGACATTTCAGGAAGGTGACCGTTTTCTTTTATGAATTTTTGTACTTCTACCAATTTTAATAAGTTATAATCTTTATCAAAAACAAAGTCAGCCCCGGCATTGACGATCACTTTTACCTCGCGGGAGTGTATGTTACCGGCTACCGTGAGTTTGGAGTCCGGGGTAGTGGTACCGATGCCTACATTTCCTTTTCCGCGGCTGATTGCAAAGGTATTCCATTGGTCTCCCTCTTGATTTGTATTACTTACCCCTATTCCAAATATGTTTTCACCAAAATTTTCAGAAAATCCTATATTTACACCAATAATATCTCCATCCTGATGCATCTGGATCACGGGATTATCTTTTTCGGTATTATTATCAGTGTCTACATCAACATTTGTGTATGAAGAAATATGTAATTTTGAAAAATGGCTAACCATGCCGATACCAACATCTCCATCACTTTTAATAATCACCCTATCGGGGGCACTTGTATCTATCAGATTTCTGAATTTCACTATATTGCTAGTTTGTGTATTTATATGTAACACTGTGGTCCCTATATGTCATTTGAATCGATAATAAGAGAGTTTCGTCAGTCACTGTCACATAACTTTCGTTTGCATTCCATATTCCATCTATTGTTTTGGGTTTTTTAATTTCTAACTTAGCCTTAGGAGTTGAGGTTCCTATCCCTACTTTATCACCGCTATCGTTAATTTGTGTATTGATATTGACTAAAAAATAATCCTTTCATATTGGTTGGTATTAGTTTGGTTATCATTCAATTTTATTAATAGGCTTAAAAAAGAGAGAATTTTAAAGAGACAAATCTGCAATTAAACAGTACGAATTTATAAACTAATCTGATGATTTTATATTTTTTAAGGTCAGCAAAAGGTCAACATTTTTAAGGAATAATCAACATTTTTAAAAAAGGCAAAACTTCCTTTATCAAACTTAAGGAGTGAGAATGGTAAATTACAAGAAGTTGTTGTACGGATTTATAAATTTACACTGCAAAATCGGAGCAGATTATTGTATGAAAACATTGCTTATCAAATTAAAGACATACCCCTGCGCTTCCCCTCCATGAGGGGAATTAAAGTGTTGTTAGATACCAACTCCTGACATAAAGCATCTTTTGAATTGAAGAATTATGCTTGCTGAGAGAATGTTTTAAACATTCATTCCAACTAGTGGATATAAAATTTTTCAAAGTTTATTTGAGCAAAAGAGAACACCCTAAGGGTTTATTAATTTCTCCTAATAACAAAAAAACCTCCCTTAGGGAGGCTTCTTTCTAATATATTCTTATATCATAATTAATGATTCAATTCTTCTTCGTTTTCCTGAAGCGGGAGTGTTTGAGGCACAAAATCCTGTCCGGGAATTACATACTCTCCATTCTCATTTGTTTTGCTATAATCATAAGCCCAGCGGTGTACGTGGGGTATTTCACCTGGCCAGTTGCCATGTATGTGTTCTACCGGTGTTGTCCACTCCAATGTATTTGAATTCCATGGATTTTGCGGTGCTTTTTGCCCGTAAAATATACTTTTAATAAAGTTAAATATAAATATCATCTGAGCAGCGCCAGCAATAAGTGCAAAAGTTGTCATTACTACCTGTATGTCTGATAAATCATCGAACATAGGGAAGTTGGTGTTGGTATAGTAACGTCTTGGCAACCCTGCCATACCGACAAAATGCATCGGGAAGAATACACCGTAAGCACATACTGCCGTAATCCAGAAATGGGCATAGCCAAGGTTTTTATTCATCATTTTACCAAACATTTTGGGGAACCAGTGATATACTCCGGCAAACAATCCGTAAAGGGCCGAAATACCCATTACCAGGTGGAAGTGAGCCACAACAAAGTAAGTATCATGTACATTAATATCTAATGCACTGTCCCCTAAAATAATACCTGTTAAACCTCCGGTAATAAATGTTGATACCAACCCTATTGAGAATAACATTGCAGGGTTAAACTGCAAGTTCCCCTTCCACAAGGTAGTGATATAGTTAAATGCTTTTACCGCAGAGGGTATGGCAATTAACAATGTTGTAAATGTAAATACAGATCCTAAAAACGGGTTCATTCCGGATACAAACATATGATGACCCCATACAATGGTTGACAGGAATGCGATAGCTAAAATTGATGCTACCATGGCGCGATACCCAAATATAGGTTTACGTGCATTAGTGGCAATAACTTCCGAAGTAATTCCTAAAGCAGGCAATAATACAATATATACTTCCGGATGGCCTAAAAACCAGAACAGATGCTCATAAAGCACTGGTGATCCACCCTGATAATGTAATGCCTCTCCCTGTATAAAAATATCTGAAAGAAAGAAAGAAGTACCAAAACTTCTATCCATGATCAATAACAAGGCTGCCGATAGTAATACCGGGAATGATACAACACCTATAATAGCTGTAATAAAGAACGCCCAAATGGTAAGTGGTAATCTTGTCATTGACATTCCTTTGGTTCTTAAATTAAGGACGGTAACAATATAGTTTAACGATCCTAATAAAGAGGAAGCAATAAATATTGCCATAGATACTAACCATAAGGTCATACCAGCTCCTGAACCTCCCTGTGCCTGTGGCAATGCACTAAGGGGAGGGTATATTGTCCATCCGGCAGCAGCAGGCCCCGCCTCAACAAAAAGAGATAGTACCATTATTGCACTGGAAAGAAAAAACAACCAGTAAGATACCATGTTAAGGAAACCTGATGCCATATCCCTGGCACCTATTTGTAACGGAATAAGCAAGTTACTGAAAGTACCGCTTAATCCTGCCGTAAGCACAAAAAATACCATAATGGTACCATGAATGGTAACCAAAGCCAAATAAATATTAGGATCCATTACCCCATCTGGTGCCCATTTACCTAATAAAGCTTCGAAAACAGGAAATGATTCTCCAGGCCAGGCAATTTGCATACGGAATAACAACGACATTGCTATGCCTATAAATCCCATGATCAAACCAGTAATTAAATACTGCTTTGAAATCATTTTATGATCCTGACTGAATATATATTTGGTTACAAAAGTTTCTTTATGATGATGTCCATGATCGTGTGCATGATCCTCTGCGTGTGCGTGTGCTGCTGTTGCTGACATAATCTTTTCTGTTAGTGTATTTTGTTAAATTATTCTTCTTTTTATAGCAATTTAGTTAGCTGCCATGGTTTGAGCAAAAGTTTTTTGCTCTTTCATCCATGCATTAAACTCTTCCTGGGTTTCTACCACAATTTTCATTTGCATATTGTAGTGAGATGATCCGCATATTTTATTACAAAGTAACACATAATCAAATTCCCAGGGATCTAATTCTTCTCCTTTAGCCCTTCTATCGGCTCTAAGTTTATTTATTCTCTGAACTTTGTCAGATATCTTGTTATCCATTCTCATCTCGGCCGTAGTTACGGTCGGAGTAAATGAAAACTGGGTAATCATTCCGGGAACACAGTTCATCTGAGCCCTGAAATGCGGCATATATGCCGAATGTAAAACATCCTGAGAACGCATTTTGAAAATAATTTTTCTGTTTACAGGTAAATGCAATTCAGTAAAGGATATTACATCATCACCTGCATTAGGGTCAGATTCATCTAATCCTAAAATATTATTATTATCCAAATCAATTAACCTTACGTTGGCATCACCCAACACATTATCGTTACCTGCGTATCTGGCTTTCCAGTTAAATTGTTGGGCATATAATTCTACAATTACCGGATCACCTTCTTCTTCGTTAATATCCATTAAGTTAGTCCAGGTATATAATCCGTAAAGAATCAGTCCTGCCAGTGTTACCACCGGTATGATAGTCCAGATAAACTCCAGTTTATCATTATCGGCATAAAATAACGCTTTTTTTCCTTTTTCCCCCCTGTATTTGTATGCAAAATAGTGCAACAACGCCTGGGTTACAATTTGCACAAAGAATATAAGCCCTAAAGATATATTCATCAGGTTATCGTATTGAGAACCA includes:
- a CDS encoding tail fiber protein, whose product is MKFRNLIDTSAPDRVIIKSDGDVGIGMVSHFSKLHISSYTNVDVDTDNNTEKDNPVIQMHQDGDIIGVNIGFSENFGENIFGIGVSNTNQEGDQWNTFAISRGKGNVGIGTTTPDSKLTVAGNIHSREVKVIVNAGADFVFDKDYNLLKLVEVQKFIKENGHLPEMSTAKEMEENGIHVSEMNIKLLQKIEELTLCTIEKEKKIENQAPENKELQDKLSRLEKLIQEVLNLKN
- a CDS encoding cytochrome c oxidase subunit I; this encodes MSATAAHAHAEDHAHDHGHHHKETFVTKYIFSQDHKMISKQYLITGLIMGFIGIAMSLLFRMQIAWPGESFPVFEALLGKWAPDGVMDPNIYLALVTIHGTIMVFFVLTAGLSGTFSNLLIPLQIGARDMASGFLNMVSYWLFFLSSAIMVLSLFVEAGPAAAGWTIYPPLSALPQAQGGSGAGMTLWLVSMAIFIASSLLGSLNYIVTVLNLRTKGMSMTRLPLTIWAFFITAIIGVVSFPVLLSAALLLIMDRSFGTSFFLSDIFIQGEALHYQGGSPVLYEHLFWFLGHPEVYIVLLPALGITSEVIATNARKPIFGYRAMVASILAIAFLSTIVWGHHMFVSGMNPFLGSVFTFTTLLIAIPSAVKAFNYITTLWKGNLQFNPAMLFSIGLVSTFITGGLTGIILGDSALDINVHDTYFVVAHFHLVMGISALYGLFAGVYHWFPKMFGKMMNKNLGYAHFWITAVCAYGVFFPMHFVGMAGLPRRYYTNTNFPMFDDLSDIQVVMTTFALIAGAAQMIFIFNFIKSIFYGQKAPQNPWNSNTLEWTTPVEHIHGNWPGEIPHVHRWAYDYSKTNENGEYVIPGQDFVPQTLPLQENEEELNH
- a CDS encoding cytochrome c oxidase subunit II, coding for MTAFLTIIVLILVFIAIWQMTKIFELSQTAADRSQVANDKDNKLNGYLMFAFLIFIYLLTIVSFWKWGKVVLGTPASEHGSQYDNLMNISLGLIFFVQIVTQALLHYFAYKYRGEKGKKALFYADNDKLEFIWTIIPVVTLAGLILYGLYTWTNLMDINEEEGDPVIVELYAQQFNWKARYAGNDNVLGDANVRLIDLDNNNILGLDESDPNAGDDVISFTELHLPVNRKIIFKMRSQDVLHSAYMPHFRAQMNCVPGMITQFSFTPTVTTAEMRMDNKISDKVQRINKLRADRRAKGEELDPWEFDYVLLCNKICGSSHYNMQMKIVVETQEEFNAWMKEQKTFAQTMAAN